DNA from Brevibacterium sp. 'Marine':
CGTCTGCGACACAGAGTGATCAGCCATGCCCTGCCCGTCCCTCGGGTCGGGTCGAATCCCGAACACCGCGTCCACACCTCGGTGAAGCAGTCCTGGAGGACCTCCTCGGCCAGTGTTCGGCTCTTGACGATCCGGACGATCACGGCCATGAGGATGCTCGACTGGTTCGTGAAGAGCTGCTCGAAGGCGACTGCATCACCCCCGGCGATCCTCACCAGCAACCGCCCGCTGGCATCGCCCGAACTGTCGTCGGGCGAGCCGGCGGCCTGTTGTCTGGAGAGGGTCGGGGACCCCGGGGGACCATGTCGAAACGCCGTCGGATCGTCTGAGCTCATCCACCAATGTTCTCATCTCCTCGGGTTTCGTTTCGCAGAGTATCGATCGGACGAGAGATCTGCGGGCGGCTGAGGGGCGGCCCCGGCCGCTGCATCGTGATGCTCTCTCCCTGTGGAGGTTCCGGTCACTTCTCCGGCATCATCACGGCGTCGACCATGTAGACCGTGGCGTTGGCGGTCTTGACTCCGCCGCAGACCAGTCCGGCATCGTCGAACTTCATGTCCTCGCCCTCACCGGAGACGGTCACCTTCGAACCTTCGACGGTCTCGTGCTCACCGGCGATCTCATCGGGGGAGAGCTGTCCGGGGATGACGTGGTAGGTCAGGACCTTCGTCAGCTGGTCCGAGTCCTTGGCCAGGGCGTCGAGGTCGTCCTTGGGCACATCGGCGAAGGCGTCGTCGACCGGGGCGATGACCGTGAACTCGTCACCGTTGAGGGTGTCGACGAGGTCGACATCGGGATTGAGCTCGCCCGAGACCGCCTTGGTCAGGGTCGTCAGCATCGGATTGTTCGACGCGGCAGTGGCCACCGGGTCCTGGCCCATGCCCTCGACGGATCCGGCTCCATCCGGGTTCGCCTCGGCGTAGGCCGAGCAGCCCTTGCCGACGAGGTCGGCATCGGCCATGGACGCGTCGCCGGACTCGTCGGGCATCTCGGACTCGCTCGAGTCAGCCGGTTGGGATTCGGAGCTGCCGGAATCCGAGCCGGAGTCGTCGCTGCCGGATCCGGAATCCATTCCGCAGCCGCTGAGGGCCAACAGGCCGATGGCGCCGGCCGAGAGGATGGTGGCGGTGCGTGTGCGAAGCAGAGTCTTCATTGTTCTTCTCCTTAGAAACAGTGATGCGGATGATCCCACAGCAGTGAAGTGGTCTCCATTGCTCGCTGTGTACTGAGTATTCGCAGCGGGCGATCATCCGGATGGGCGGATGGAGAAGAAACGTGAGAAATCCTTCGCAGAGCGGGCCGCAGTCAGCCGACTCCCAAGCGGGCGAAGGCATCGCGGAAGATGGTCAGCGAATCCAGACCCGGCAGCTTCTGGACGCTCTTGTCGAGCTTGTCCAGTTCGTCTGTGTGATCCTGGAAGAGATGACTCATCACATGTTCGACTTCGGCATCGTCCATCATCCCTGAGCCCACCGGCTTCCACAGCTTTCCCAGCGCCAGGCGCACGATCTTCTGAGCTCGTGGGTTGTCCTCGAGTCTCTGTCGTGCCTGAGTCGTGTAGAAGGCCACGTGTCGAGTCTCCTGTTTGGCGATGCGCTCAAGCAGCGGAGAGAGCACCGGGTGGTCCTGCATCGCCGCCATCCTGCGATATCCGGCTGTGGCGGAGAGTTCGTTGGCCGCACCCCAGGCCATATGCACGGCAATGAAGTCCGTGCCGACCATGTTCGACAGCACCGACTGCTTCGCCGGCCCGAGAGCGAGTTTCCACCCCAAGCTCATCCGCTTGGCTTTGACCTCGTCGTAATCGACGTGGATCCCGTGTTTCTCGAGCACGGCGGCCAATGCCTCTCCGTGCCAGAACTCCTCACGGTTCCACATCGTCATGAATGCTGCCGTGGCGTCCTCGCTGTGTGAAGGAGTGACGAGCAGCTCCCTGACGAAACATGTGGTGTGGTACTCGACGTCGCACATGTATCGCACCGACCGGAGAGTGTCTCTGTCCAAGGGCATGTCGTCGAAGACATCGAGATCCAGATCGTTCCAGTTCACCGCCTCGGACGTCTCGGCGTACTTGTCGAAGTCAAATGCCATGGTTTCTCCCTGCTTGAGCATGGGCTCTGCGCGTCGAGCGCAGTGCCGCCGTCACTTGGTTCATCGAAGGCTGAGGGTTCCCCGGCAGGAACCGTCCGATCTCGGCATCCGAGTCGATCAGGCGTCGTCTGTCGGAGGCAGAGGCGAAGATGCTCGTCAGAGCGCGGGCCTCGTCCGGTTCGGGCACTCCGACGATCCGCAGGGGAGCCCACGGCCGCATGAGATGAGCGCGGGCGGTGAGGGCTTCGATCCGTGAACGTCGGATCCGAGCCACCGCCTCCGAACGGAAGAAGCGGACGATCGCCTCTCGCCGGTCGATGATCTCGGTCAGGACGCGAGCGGCTTCACCGCTGAGTCGTGTCCGCACTGCCCGTTCAGCTGCCTGGAGGCCCGCCTCCTGGATCGCGAGCCTGGCCATGTGTCCGGCGGTGAGAGGTTCCTTGACCAGTCCGCCGACGACAGGTGCGAGGATCGGCAGGCCCCGTTCGACCCACATTCCGCGCAGTCTCCGTGACCTGCCCCCGCGAAGGTCCTCAGGGCTGAGGGTGGTTTCGAGCATGTCGCGCAGTGCCCGCGCCAACCAGTACCGTTCGTAGCCCCATCCCGTCACGAAGGCTGTGATTCGCGCTTCGTTGGACGTCCAGGAGGCGAACATCGCTCGGGTCTCGGCCAGCGCTGAGTTCTCCAGTCGCCATAGGAAGCCGAGATCGCGTGCCACGTCCCCGGTCACCTCGATGCGCTCTGAGTCGAATTCGATGCGCCCTCGAGCGTGAGCAAGATAGTCATCGACATCGAATGCTGTGCGCAGCACGATGGGATGCTCTGCATCGGAGAACAGTCGTCCTCCGACATGCCCGGGCGGATGTTCGACGCGGCGGTCGTGGAGTGTTCTGTCGTTTGTCACCATTCCATCACTTTCCATCGCTTCTTCAGTGCCAGGCCGTAGAGACCGAGATCCGGAGTGACGGCAACGGGGCTGCCGACGAGTTCGAGCCACGCGGCGTCG
Protein-coding regions in this window:
- a CDS encoding ferritin-like domain-containing protein encodes the protein MAFDFDKYAETSEAVNWNDLDLDVFDDMPLDRDTLRSVRYMCDVEYHTTCFVRELLVTPSHSEDATAAFMTMWNREEFWHGEALAAVLEKHGIHVDYDEVKAKRMSLGWKLALGPAKQSVLSNMVGTDFIAVHMAWGAANELSATAGYRRMAAMQDHPVLSPLLERIAKQETRHVAFYTTQARQRLEDNPRAQKIVRLALGKLWKPVGSGMMDDAEVEHVMSHLFQDHTDELDKLDKSVQKLPGLDSLTIFRDAFARLGVG
- a CDS encoding sigma-70 family RNA polymerase sigma factor, whose product is MSSDDPTAFRHGPPGSPTLSRQQAAGSPDDSSGDASGRLLVRIAGGDAVAFEQLFTNQSSILMAVIVRIVKSRTLAEEVLQDCFTEVWTRCSGFDPTRGTGRAWLITLCRRRAIDCVRSVQSQQDRDLADGLRTSTEAVEGVEQTVIDRAESDRTVSALKILPEDQSRPIVMAFYQGMTHTQISENLQVPLGTIKSRIRDGMKKLREELEASR
- a CDS encoding fasciclin domain-containing protein encodes the protein MKTLLRTRTATILSAGAIGLLALSGCGMDSGSGSDDSGSDSGSSESQPADSSESEMPDESGDASMADADLVGKGCSAYAEANPDGAGSVEGMGQDPVATAASNNPMLTTLTKAVSGELNPDVDLVDTLNGDEFTVIAPVDDAFADVPKDDLDALAKDSDQLTKVLTYHVIPGQLSPDEIAGEHETVEGSKVTVSGEGEDMKFDDAGLVCGGVKTANATVYMVDAVMMPEK